One window of Phalacrocorax carbo chromosome 1, bPhaCar2.1, whole genome shotgun sequence genomic DNA carries:
- the LOC104043324 gene encoding uncharacterized protein LOC104043324 isoform X7, giving the protein MHKMIGKITYSLGTHVSAVACGTTQVRRFLHGAYVKIQPSVQEALMEGRPVVALESTIITHGMAYPQNLSMARKVEETVTTNGAVPATVGILKGQIHVGLTDEELEFLASSKNVVKVSRRDLPFVLSQGLSGGTTVSGTMIAAHKAGIPVFVTGGIGGVHRGGENTEEEESLTTKETWAFVCVRALDVSADLTELGRTPVAVVSAGVKSILDIGRTLEYLETQGVCVAAFGESREFPAFFSRQSGFQAPYHVRDEEEAAELIASALELGLSSGVLIAVPCPQERAAPGQVIEGAIQQALSEARSKGITGKELTPFMLQKINELTGGKSLDSNLALIQNNARVGSCIAVALSKLQKARRKGSLPWREDANPPQPVVIGGINVDFIAKAQNPVILDGGQTNSGRVRQTFGGVGRNLADCLSRLGQTPLFLSAVGKDEHSESILHYCHHMVHCTVTAPQKQGSDDITEEKVFSTLADIRATFHQDMSAVLQLEGKSTATYCAVITSAGELRIALGDMDIHHQITDQYVSQFKDNLCQAPLVCIDGNVPLSTIQYVCQLAREHQLAVCYEPTDENKASKPFLSDSWKALTYISPNLQELRAINRTLGNPLPAELPSRLEDVVQSAMALARPLLAHLCCVVVTLGAHGVLLCGRSLGGSISLRPGAHRLTAAAAGLCATHYPAIHVSREEIVNVSGAGDSLMAGILAGMLAQHDTDTCVRMGLLAASFSLRSYAPISPEISTSSVSQEQVKSRSWPEVKELGRVLSLELKSWLLTRGLRLWAHTTFWEVKCQWRAFGDNLYCTLHAHVCLLLFPFFFFFFFFLVGYSNHSLILLSAAC; this is encoded by the exons ATGCACAAGATGATTGGGAAGATAACCTATAGCCTGGGAACACATGTGTCTGCTGTGGCATGTGGGACCACCCAGGTGAGAAGATTTCTGCATG GTGCTTATGTCAAGATTCAGCCTTCTGTACAAGAAGCCCTGATGGAGGGGAGACCAGTTGTAGCCTTGGAAAGCACCATCATTACACATGGCATGGCCTATCCTCAGAATCTGAG CATGGCCAGAAAGGTGGAAGAAACTGTAACAACAAATGGAGCAGTGCCAGCCACTGTAGGTATTTTAAAGGGTCAAATCCATGTGGGACTCACAGATGAGGAACTTGAGTTCTTGGCAAGCAGTAAAAATGTAGTTAAAGTGTCTCGGAGAGATCTTCCTTTTGTCCTCAGCCAG GGCTTGTCCGGTGGCACTACCGTGTCTGGGACAATGATTGCCGCACACAAAGCAGGAATCCCCGTGTTTGTAACAGGTGGCATAGGAGGCGTCCATCGGGGAGGAGAGAACA ctgaggaggaggagagtcTCACCACAAAAGAGACTTGGGCCTTCGTTTGTGTTAGAG CTCTGGATGTGAGTGCTGACTTGACAGAGCTAGGACGAACTCCGGTTGCTGTTGTATCTGCAGGAGTCAAGTCTATCCTTGATATCGGCAGGACACTGGAATATCTG GAGACTCAGGGAGTCTGTGTGGCTGCCTTTGGAGAGTCAAGGGAGTTCCCAGCCTTCTTCTCACGCCAGAGTGGCTTCCAGGCACCATATCACGTCCGGGATGAAGAGGAGGCAGCTGAACTCATTG CCAGTGCTCTGGAGCTAGGCCTGAGCAGCGGGGTGCTAATAGCAgtgccctgtccccaggagcgAGCTGCCCCAGGCCAGGTCATCGAAGGGGCCATCCAGCAAGCTCTCAGTGAAGCCAG GTCCAAAGGGATCACAGGCAAAGAACTGACCCCTTTTATGTTACAGAAGATCAATGAATTAACTGGTGGAAAATCATTGGACTCCA ACCTTGCTCTGATCCAGAACAATGCCAGAGTGGGCAGCTGTATTGCAGTGGCCCTGAGCAAACTACAGAAAGCCAGAAGGAAGGGCAGTCTGCCTTGGCGAGAGGACGCAAACCCACCTCAGCCA GTGGTGATTGGAGGTATCAACGTTGACTTTATAGCCAAGGCACAGAACCCTGTCATCCTG GATGGTGGGCAAACAAACTCTGGAAGAGTGAGACAAACCTTTGGTGGCGTTGGAAGAAACTTGGCAG aCTGCTTAAGCCGTCTTGGACAGACTCCTCTCTTTTTATCAGCCGTGGGAAAAGATGAACATTCAGAATCCATCCTGCACTACTGTCACCACATGGTACATTGCACAGTAACGGCACCTCAGAAGCAGGGAAGTGATGAcattacagaggaaaaagtcTTCTCAACCCTGGCAGATATAAGAGCCACCTTCCATCAG GACATGAGCGCTGTCCTTCAGCTGGAGGGGAAGAGCACAGCCACTTACTGTGCTGTGATCACTAGTGCTGGGGAGCTCCGCATTGCCTTGGGAGATATGGACATCCACCACCAGATAACAGACCAATAT GTGTCCCAGTTCAAGGACAACCTGTGCCAGGCCCCGCTAGTTTGCATTGATGGAAATGTGCCTCTTTCCACTATTCAGTATGTCTGCCAACTAGCTAGAGAGCATCAGCTAGCAG TGTGCTATGAGCCAACAGATGAGAACAAGGCCTCTAAGCCATTCCTCTCAGACAGCTGGAAAGCGCTCACATACATTTCCCCCAACCTGCAAGAGCTAAGAGCAATAAATCGGACCCTCGGGAACCCTCTGCCAGCAG AGCTGCCATCTAGGTTGGAGGATGTTGTCCAGAGTGCAATGGCTCTGGCCCGCCCGTTGCTGGCCCACCTGTGCTGTGTGGTGGTGACCCTTGGCGCTCACGGTGTCCTCCTGTGTGGCAGGAGCCTGGGAGGGAGCATCTCACTTCGTCCAGGAGCTCACAGACTG actgctgctgccgccggccTCTGTGCCACCCACTACCCCGCCATCCACGTCAGCAGGGAGGAGATAGTCAACGTCTCAGGAGCCGGCGACAG CTTAATGGCGGGAATCCTCGCAGGGATGCTTGCTCAGCATGACACAGACACCTGTGTCCGGATGGGTCTGCTTGCGGCAAGCTTCTCTCTCCGTTCCTACGCGCCCATTTCCCCAGAAATCAGCACTTCCAGTGTCAGCCAGGAGCAAGTCAAGAGCAGGAGCTGGCCAGAGGTGAAG GAACTGGGCCGTGTTTTGAGCTTAGAGCTCAAAAGCTGGCTGCTGACCAGAGGACTTAGACTTTGGGCGCACACTACCTTTTGGGAGGTGAAGTGTCAATGGAGAGCATTCGGTGACAACCTGTATTGCACTCTTCATGCTCATGTTTGTCTGCTgttgttccctttttttttctttttttttttttttctggtgggttACAGCAACCACAGCTTGATTCTTCTGTCTGCTGCCTGTTGA
- the LOC104043324 gene encoding uncharacterized protein LOC104043324 isoform X13, whose amino-acid sequence MCLLWHVGPPRCLCQDSAFCTRSPDGGETSCSLGKHHHYTWHGLSSESEHGQKGGRNCNNKWSSASHWLVRWHYRVWDNDCRTQSRNPRVCNRWHRRRPSGRREHVVIYCLSAEEEESLTTKETWAFVCVRALDVSADLTELGRTPVAVVSAGVKSILDIGRTLEYLETQGVCVAAFGESREFPAFFSRQSGFQAPYHVRDEEEAAELIASALELGLSSGVLIAVPCPQERAAPGQVIEGAIQQALSEARSKGITGKELTPFMLQKINELTGGKSLDSNLALIQNNARVGSCIAVALSKLQKARRKGSLPWREDANPPQPVVIGGINVDFIAKAQNPVILDGGQTNSGRVRQTFGGVGRNLADCLSRLGQTPLFLSAVGKDEHSESILHYCHHMVHCTVTAPQKQGSDDITEEKVFSTLADIRATFHQDMSAVLQLEGKSTATYCAVITSAGELRIALGDMDIHHQITDQYVSQFKDNLCQAPLVCIDGNVPLSTIQYVCQLAREHQLAVCYEPTDENKASKPFLSDSWKALTYISPNLQELRAINRTLGNPLPAELPSRLEDVVQSAMALARPLLAHLCCVVVTLGAHGVLLCGRSLGGSISLRPGAHRLTAAAAGLCATHYPAIHVSREEIVNVSGAGDSLMAGILAGMLAQHDTDTCVRMGLLAASFSLRSYAPISPEISTSSVSQEQVKSRSWPEVKELGRVLSLELKSWLLTRGLRLWAHTTFWEVKCQWRAFGDNLYCTLHAHVCLLLFPFFFFFFFFLVGYSNHSLILLSAAC is encoded by the exons ATGTGTCTGCTGTGGCATGTGGGACCACCCAG GTGCTTATGTCAAGATTCAGCCTTCTGTACAAGAAGCCCTGATGGAGGGGAGACCAGTTGTAGCCTTGGAAAGCACCATCATTACACATGGCATGGCCTATCCTCAGAATCTGAG CATGGCCAGAAAGGTGGAAGAAACTGTAACAACAAATGGAGCAGTGCCAGCCACT GGCTTGTCCGGTGGCACTACCGTGTCTGGGACAATGATTGCCGCACACAAAGCAGGAATCCCCGTGTTTGTAACAGGTGGCATAGGAGGCGTCCATCGGGGAGGAGAGAACA TGTTGTTATCTACTGCCTctcagctgaggaggaggagagtcTCACCACAAAAGAGACTTGGGCCTTCGTTTGTGTTAGAG CTCTGGATGTGAGTGCTGACTTGACAGAGCTAGGACGAACTCCGGTTGCTGTTGTATCTGCAGGAGTCAAGTCTATCCTTGATATCGGCAGGACACTGGAATATCTG GAGACTCAGGGAGTCTGTGTGGCTGCCTTTGGAGAGTCAAGGGAGTTCCCAGCCTTCTTCTCACGCCAGAGTGGCTTCCAGGCACCATATCACGTCCGGGATGAAGAGGAGGCAGCTGAACTCATTG CCAGTGCTCTGGAGCTAGGCCTGAGCAGCGGGGTGCTAATAGCAgtgccctgtccccaggagcgAGCTGCCCCAGGCCAGGTCATCGAAGGGGCCATCCAGCAAGCTCTCAGTGAAGCCAG GTCCAAAGGGATCACAGGCAAAGAACTGACCCCTTTTATGTTACAGAAGATCAATGAATTAACTGGTGGAAAATCATTGGACTCCA ACCTTGCTCTGATCCAGAACAATGCCAGAGTGGGCAGCTGTATTGCAGTGGCCCTGAGCAAACTACAGAAAGCCAGAAGGAAGGGCAGTCTGCCTTGGCGAGAGGACGCAAACCCACCTCAGCCA GTGGTGATTGGAGGTATCAACGTTGACTTTATAGCCAAGGCACAGAACCCTGTCATCCTG GATGGTGGGCAAACAAACTCTGGAAGAGTGAGACAAACCTTTGGTGGCGTTGGAAGAAACTTGGCAG aCTGCTTAAGCCGTCTTGGACAGACTCCTCTCTTTTTATCAGCCGTGGGAAAAGATGAACATTCAGAATCCATCCTGCACTACTGTCACCACATGGTACATTGCACAGTAACGGCACCTCAGAAGCAGGGAAGTGATGAcattacagaggaaaaagtcTTCTCAACCCTGGCAGATATAAGAGCCACCTTCCATCAG GACATGAGCGCTGTCCTTCAGCTGGAGGGGAAGAGCACAGCCACTTACTGTGCTGTGATCACTAGTGCTGGGGAGCTCCGCATTGCCTTGGGAGATATGGACATCCACCACCAGATAACAGACCAATAT GTGTCCCAGTTCAAGGACAACCTGTGCCAGGCCCCGCTAGTTTGCATTGATGGAAATGTGCCTCTTTCCACTATTCAGTATGTCTGCCAACTAGCTAGAGAGCATCAGCTAGCAG TGTGCTATGAGCCAACAGATGAGAACAAGGCCTCTAAGCCATTCCTCTCAGACAGCTGGAAAGCGCTCACATACATTTCCCCCAACCTGCAAGAGCTAAGAGCAATAAATCGGACCCTCGGGAACCCTCTGCCAGCAG AGCTGCCATCTAGGTTGGAGGATGTTGTCCAGAGTGCAATGGCTCTGGCCCGCCCGTTGCTGGCCCACCTGTGCTGTGTGGTGGTGACCCTTGGCGCTCACGGTGTCCTCCTGTGTGGCAGGAGCCTGGGAGGGAGCATCTCACTTCGTCCAGGAGCTCACAGACTG actgctgctgccgccggccTCTGTGCCACCCACTACCCCGCCATCCACGTCAGCAGGGAGGAGATAGTCAACGTCTCAGGAGCCGGCGACAG CTTAATGGCGGGAATCCTCGCAGGGATGCTTGCTCAGCATGACACAGACACCTGTGTCCGGATGGGTCTGCTTGCGGCAAGCTTCTCTCTCCGTTCCTACGCGCCCATTTCCCCAGAAATCAGCACTTCCAGTGTCAGCCAGGAGCAAGTCAAGAGCAGGAGCTGGCCAGAGGTGAAG GAACTGGGCCGTGTTTTGAGCTTAGAGCTCAAAAGCTGGCTGCTGACCAGAGGACTTAGACTTTGGGCGCACACTACCTTTTGGGAGGTGAAGTGTCAATGGAGAGCATTCGGTGACAACCTGTATTGCACTCTTCATGCTCATGTTTGTCTGCTgttgttccctttttttttctttttttttttttttctggtgggttACAGCAACCACAGCTTGATTCTTCTGTCTGCTGCCTGTTGA
- the LOC104043324 gene encoding uncharacterized protein LOC104043324 isoform X10, protein MWDHPGAYVKIQPSVQEALMEGRPVVALESTIITHGMAYPQNLSMARKVEETVTTNGAVPATVGILKGQIHVGLTDEELEFLASSKNVVKVSRRDLPFVLSQGLSGGTTVSGTMIAAHKAGIPVFVTGGIGGVHRGGENTEEEESLTTKETWAFVCVRALDVSADLTELGRTPVAVVSAGVKSILDIGRTLEYLETQGVCVAAFGESREFPAFFSRQSGFQAPYHVRDEEEAAELIASALELGLSSGVLIAVPCPQERAAPGQVIEGAIQQALSEARSKGITGKELTPFMLQKINELTGGKSLDSNLALIQNNARVGSCIAVALSKLQKARRKGSLPWREDANPPQPVVIGGINVDFIAKAQNPVILDGGQTNSGRVRQTFGGVGRNLADCLSRLGQTPLFLSAVGKDEHSESILHYCHHMVHCTVTAPQKQGSDDITEEKVFSTLADIRATFHQDMSAVLQLEGKSTATYCAVITSAGELRIALGDMDIHHQITDQYVSQFKDNLCQAPLVCIDGNVPLSTIQYVCQLAREHQLAVCYEPTDENKASKPFLSDSWKALTYISPNLQELRAINRTLGNPLPAELPSRLEDVVQSAMALARPLLAHLCCVVVTLGAHGVLLCGRSLGGSISLRPGAHRLTAAAAGLCATHYPAIHVSREEIVNVSGAGDSLMAGILAGMLAQHDTDTCVRMGLLAASFSLRSYAPISPEISTSSVSQEQVKSRSWPEVKELGRVLSLELKSWLLTRGLRLWAHTTFWEVKCQWRAFGDNLYCTLHAHVCLLLFPFFFFFFFFLVGYSNHSLILLSAAC, encoded by the exons ATGTGGGACCACCCAG GTGCTTATGTCAAGATTCAGCCTTCTGTACAAGAAGCCCTGATGGAGGGGAGACCAGTTGTAGCCTTGGAAAGCACCATCATTACACATGGCATGGCCTATCCTCAGAATCTGAG CATGGCCAGAAAGGTGGAAGAAACTGTAACAACAAATGGAGCAGTGCCAGCCACTGTAGGTATTTTAAAGGGTCAAATCCATGTGGGACTCACAGATGAGGAACTTGAGTTCTTGGCAAGCAGTAAAAATGTAGTTAAAGTGTCTCGGAGAGATCTTCCTTTTGTCCTCAGCCAG GGCTTGTCCGGTGGCACTACCGTGTCTGGGACAATGATTGCCGCACACAAAGCAGGAATCCCCGTGTTTGTAACAGGTGGCATAGGAGGCGTCCATCGGGGAGGAGAGAACA ctgaggaggaggagagtcTCACCACAAAAGAGACTTGGGCCTTCGTTTGTGTTAGAG CTCTGGATGTGAGTGCTGACTTGACAGAGCTAGGACGAACTCCGGTTGCTGTTGTATCTGCAGGAGTCAAGTCTATCCTTGATATCGGCAGGACACTGGAATATCTG GAGACTCAGGGAGTCTGTGTGGCTGCCTTTGGAGAGTCAAGGGAGTTCCCAGCCTTCTTCTCACGCCAGAGTGGCTTCCAGGCACCATATCACGTCCGGGATGAAGAGGAGGCAGCTGAACTCATTG CCAGTGCTCTGGAGCTAGGCCTGAGCAGCGGGGTGCTAATAGCAgtgccctgtccccaggagcgAGCTGCCCCAGGCCAGGTCATCGAAGGGGCCATCCAGCAAGCTCTCAGTGAAGCCAG GTCCAAAGGGATCACAGGCAAAGAACTGACCCCTTTTATGTTACAGAAGATCAATGAATTAACTGGTGGAAAATCATTGGACTCCA ACCTTGCTCTGATCCAGAACAATGCCAGAGTGGGCAGCTGTATTGCAGTGGCCCTGAGCAAACTACAGAAAGCCAGAAGGAAGGGCAGTCTGCCTTGGCGAGAGGACGCAAACCCACCTCAGCCA GTGGTGATTGGAGGTATCAACGTTGACTTTATAGCCAAGGCACAGAACCCTGTCATCCTG GATGGTGGGCAAACAAACTCTGGAAGAGTGAGACAAACCTTTGGTGGCGTTGGAAGAAACTTGGCAG aCTGCTTAAGCCGTCTTGGACAGACTCCTCTCTTTTTATCAGCCGTGGGAAAAGATGAACATTCAGAATCCATCCTGCACTACTGTCACCACATGGTACATTGCACAGTAACGGCACCTCAGAAGCAGGGAAGTGATGAcattacagaggaaaaagtcTTCTCAACCCTGGCAGATATAAGAGCCACCTTCCATCAG GACATGAGCGCTGTCCTTCAGCTGGAGGGGAAGAGCACAGCCACTTACTGTGCTGTGATCACTAGTGCTGGGGAGCTCCGCATTGCCTTGGGAGATATGGACATCCACCACCAGATAACAGACCAATAT GTGTCCCAGTTCAAGGACAACCTGTGCCAGGCCCCGCTAGTTTGCATTGATGGAAATGTGCCTCTTTCCACTATTCAGTATGTCTGCCAACTAGCTAGAGAGCATCAGCTAGCAG TGTGCTATGAGCCAACAGATGAGAACAAGGCCTCTAAGCCATTCCTCTCAGACAGCTGGAAAGCGCTCACATACATTTCCCCCAACCTGCAAGAGCTAAGAGCAATAAATCGGACCCTCGGGAACCCTCTGCCAGCAG AGCTGCCATCTAGGTTGGAGGATGTTGTCCAGAGTGCAATGGCTCTGGCCCGCCCGTTGCTGGCCCACCTGTGCTGTGTGGTGGTGACCCTTGGCGCTCACGGTGTCCTCCTGTGTGGCAGGAGCCTGGGAGGGAGCATCTCACTTCGTCCAGGAGCTCACAGACTG actgctgctgccgccggccTCTGTGCCACCCACTACCCCGCCATCCACGTCAGCAGGGAGGAGATAGTCAACGTCTCAGGAGCCGGCGACAG CTTAATGGCGGGAATCCTCGCAGGGATGCTTGCTCAGCATGACACAGACACCTGTGTCCGGATGGGTCTGCTTGCGGCAAGCTTCTCTCTCCGTTCCTACGCGCCCATTTCCCCAGAAATCAGCACTTCCAGTGTCAGCCAGGAGCAAGTCAAGAGCAGGAGCTGGCCAGAGGTGAAG GAACTGGGCCGTGTTTTGAGCTTAGAGCTCAAAAGCTGGCTGCTGACCAGAGGACTTAGACTTTGGGCGCACACTACCTTTTGGGAGGTGAAGTGTCAATGGAGAGCATTCGGTGACAACCTGTATTGCACTCTTCATGCTCATGTTTGTCTGCTgttgttccctttttttttctttttttttttttttctggtgggttACAGCAACCACAGCTTGATTCTTCTGTCTGCTGCCTGTTGA
- the LOC104043324 gene encoding uncharacterized protein LOC104043324 isoform X11: MWDHPGEKISAWCLCQDSAFCTRSPDGGETSCSLGKHHHYTWHGLSSESEHGQKGGRNCNNKWSSASHWLVRWHYRVWDNDCRTQSRNPRVCNRWHRRRPSGRREHVVIYCLSAEEEESLTTKETWAFVCVRALDVSADLTELGRTPVAVVSAGVKSILDIGRTLEYLETQGVCVAAFGESREFPAFFSRQSGFQAPYHVRDEEEAAELIASALELGLSSGVLIAVPCPQERAAPGQVIEGAIQQALSEARSKGITGKELTPFMLQKINELTGGKSLDSNLALIQNNARVGSCIAVALSKLQKARRKGSLPWREDANPPQPVVIGGINVDFIAKAQNPVILDGGQTNSGRVRQTFGGVGRNLADCLSRLGQTPLFLSAVGKDEHSESILHYCHHMVHCTVTAPQKQGSDDITEEKVFSTLADIRATFHQDMSAVLQLEGKSTATYCAVITSAGELRIALGDMDIHHQITDQYVSQFKDNLCQAPLVCIDGNVPLSTIQYVCQLAREHQLAVCYEPTDENKASKPFLSDSWKALTYISPNLQELRAINRTLGNPLPAELPSRLEDVVQSAMALARPLLAHLCCVVVTLGAHGVLLCGRSLGGSISLRPGAHRLTAAAAGLCATHYPAIHVSREEIVNVSGAGDSLMAGILAGMLAQHDTDTCVRMGLLAASFSLRSYAPISPEISTSSVSQEQVKSRSWPEVKELGRVLSLELKSWLLTRGLRLWAHTTFWEVKCQWRAFGDNLYCTLHAHVCLLLFPFFFFFFFFLVGYSNHSLILLSAAC, translated from the exons ATGTGGGACCACCCAGGTGAGAAGATTTCTGCATG GTGCTTATGTCAAGATTCAGCCTTCTGTACAAGAAGCCCTGATGGAGGGGAGACCAGTTGTAGCCTTGGAAAGCACCATCATTACACATGGCATGGCCTATCCTCAGAATCTGAG CATGGCCAGAAAGGTGGAAGAAACTGTAACAACAAATGGAGCAGTGCCAGCCACT GGCTTGTCCGGTGGCACTACCGTGTCTGGGACAATGATTGCCGCACACAAAGCAGGAATCCCCGTGTTTGTAACAGGTGGCATAGGAGGCGTCCATCGGGGAGGAGAGAACA TGTTGTTATCTACTGCCTctcagctgaggaggaggagagtcTCACCACAAAAGAGACTTGGGCCTTCGTTTGTGTTAGAG CTCTGGATGTGAGTGCTGACTTGACAGAGCTAGGACGAACTCCGGTTGCTGTTGTATCTGCAGGAGTCAAGTCTATCCTTGATATCGGCAGGACACTGGAATATCTG GAGACTCAGGGAGTCTGTGTGGCTGCCTTTGGAGAGTCAAGGGAGTTCCCAGCCTTCTTCTCACGCCAGAGTGGCTTCCAGGCACCATATCACGTCCGGGATGAAGAGGAGGCAGCTGAACTCATTG CCAGTGCTCTGGAGCTAGGCCTGAGCAGCGGGGTGCTAATAGCAgtgccctgtccccaggagcgAGCTGCCCCAGGCCAGGTCATCGAAGGGGCCATCCAGCAAGCTCTCAGTGAAGCCAG GTCCAAAGGGATCACAGGCAAAGAACTGACCCCTTTTATGTTACAGAAGATCAATGAATTAACTGGTGGAAAATCATTGGACTCCA ACCTTGCTCTGATCCAGAACAATGCCAGAGTGGGCAGCTGTATTGCAGTGGCCCTGAGCAAACTACAGAAAGCCAGAAGGAAGGGCAGTCTGCCTTGGCGAGAGGACGCAAACCCACCTCAGCCA GTGGTGATTGGAGGTATCAACGTTGACTTTATAGCCAAGGCACAGAACCCTGTCATCCTG GATGGTGGGCAAACAAACTCTGGAAGAGTGAGACAAACCTTTGGTGGCGTTGGAAGAAACTTGGCAG aCTGCTTAAGCCGTCTTGGACAGACTCCTCTCTTTTTATCAGCCGTGGGAAAAGATGAACATTCAGAATCCATCCTGCACTACTGTCACCACATGGTACATTGCACAGTAACGGCACCTCAGAAGCAGGGAAGTGATGAcattacagaggaaaaagtcTTCTCAACCCTGGCAGATATAAGAGCCACCTTCCATCAG GACATGAGCGCTGTCCTTCAGCTGGAGGGGAAGAGCACAGCCACTTACTGTGCTGTGATCACTAGTGCTGGGGAGCTCCGCATTGCCTTGGGAGATATGGACATCCACCACCAGATAACAGACCAATAT GTGTCCCAGTTCAAGGACAACCTGTGCCAGGCCCCGCTAGTTTGCATTGATGGAAATGTGCCTCTTTCCACTATTCAGTATGTCTGCCAACTAGCTAGAGAGCATCAGCTAGCAG TGTGCTATGAGCCAACAGATGAGAACAAGGCCTCTAAGCCATTCCTCTCAGACAGCTGGAAAGCGCTCACATACATTTCCCCCAACCTGCAAGAGCTAAGAGCAATAAATCGGACCCTCGGGAACCCTCTGCCAGCAG AGCTGCCATCTAGGTTGGAGGATGTTGTCCAGAGTGCAATGGCTCTGGCCCGCCCGTTGCTGGCCCACCTGTGCTGTGTGGTGGTGACCCTTGGCGCTCACGGTGTCCTCCTGTGTGGCAGGAGCCTGGGAGGGAGCATCTCACTTCGTCCAGGAGCTCACAGACTG actgctgctgccgccggccTCTGTGCCACCCACTACCCCGCCATCCACGTCAGCAGGGAGGAGATAGTCAACGTCTCAGGAGCCGGCGACAG CTTAATGGCGGGAATCCTCGCAGGGATGCTTGCTCAGCATGACACAGACACCTGTGTCCGGATGGGTCTGCTTGCGGCAAGCTTCTCTCTCCGTTCCTACGCGCCCATTTCCCCAGAAATCAGCACTTCCAGTGTCAGCCAGGAGCAAGTCAAGAGCAGGAGCTGGCCAGAGGTGAAG GAACTGGGCCGTGTTTTGAGCTTAGAGCTCAAAAGCTGGCTGCTGACCAGAGGACTTAGACTTTGGGCGCACACTACCTTTTGGGAGGTGAAGTGTCAATGGAGAGCATTCGGTGACAACCTGTATTGCACTCTTCATGCTCATGTTTGTCTGCTgttgttccctttttttttctttttttttttttttctggtgggttACAGCAACCACAGCTTGATTCTTCTGTCTGCTGCCTGTTGA